A single Anopheles maculipalpis chromosome 3RL, idAnoMacuDA_375_x, whole genome shotgun sequence DNA region contains:
- the LOC126563934 gene encoding uncharacterized protein LOC126563934 isoform X2, translating to MATGDTAAIDTIDVESALSTKNSEFTSSSKEQQVELDEYGKFIKDTPGKFIMADGMSGEQSLAPRPHRPKSDKERKIGHRRVGEGGEITYKKIQTTTIMGSIQLGIQHTVGSLASKPRRDLLMMDFWELETISFPPEGSSMTPAHHYSEFKFKIYAPIAFRYFRDLFGIQPDDFMMSMCSAPLRELSNPGASGSIFYLTDDDEFIIKTVQHKEGEFLQKLLPGYYMNLNQNPRTLLPKFFGLYCYQCNSKNVRLVAMNNLLPSYVKMHLKYDLKGSTYKRKANKAERSKSSPTYKDLDFMEHHPNGLFLEAETYSALIKTIQRDCRVLESFKIMDYSLLVGIHNLDLAVKEKQEAAAKARSEGESDYEDAPEADQYMVQEREEQRTTALNRSRHTTYGKMLIRSINRQRLVAHSTAMESIQAESEPIDEEDDVPPGGIPARSEKGERLLLFIGIIDILQSYRLRKKLEHTWKSIIHDGDTVSVHRPSFYAQRFQEFMAKTVFKKIPSLDLPEIKGNHRKFRTLVTSYIALKHSPSKRKSLSKAAQRAKNEETDSQPVAGSSHQHHHQNQQFNPTQTHFNQQTTGTPKSDVDTSSSVHTAATITTTSSSSAVGGNGKTVAAGSAGTGATRTAGGNASVTPTNMPPLKKKTTVVKQSVPPPVPPRGSPKFSKTAGSGRPGGTSGSLPSQSSGHRGRSSAGTSPSCSSTPPPAFDDISEHGSSSHRHSSDDKTGSSSGIGSAGASGIGGNGHGGGDGVGGGGSVDRRSTSCRSDNYKEDSISISEIRLESHLAVESSSNSNYGSRGALASVEGSTPTWTEGTPSFTDSSSSGDIGTFSGHSSPMSDRDRHKPTVEKALNSLTSEMVSFSNKFHQLHHHQHHHQYQYHSSSTSSVSSASGPNQRKQQQQHQLHKQVIYVKNSSCSSIDQSVHLLGGGGGGGVGGTGTGSSTVLGIGGGISSGRSSPLVMIRRVTSTKISESTTSLNSGEDDTGSKDTGASTASRLGPASNVSLRSSLITVDHNHHHDHHRTQLRQSDEGTGEEEEEVEGDTNGMSMSSTSGHGSEGSSNGSLTETDRNALRQAREQ from the exons ATGTCCGGCGAACAGTCACTGGCTCCGCGGCCCCACCGGCCAAAGTCGGACAAGGAGCGCAAGATCGGTCATCGGCGGGTCGGCGAGGGGGGCGAAATTACGTACAAGAAAATCCAAACCACCACGATTATGGGTTCGATTCAGCTCGGCATCCAGCATACGGTTGGCAGCTTGGCATCGAAACCACGGCGCGATCTGCTGATGATGGACTTCTGGGAGCTGGAAACGATATCCTTCCCACCGGAAGGTTCCAGTATGACACCCGCGCACCACTACAGCGAGtttaagtttaaaatttaCGCTCCAATTGCGTTTCGGTACTTTCGCGACCTGTTCGGCATACAGCCGGACGATTTTATG ATGTCTATGTGTTCAGCCCCGCTGCGGGAACTGTCGAATCCGGGTGCGTCCGGTTCGATCTTCTATCTGACGGATGACGATGAGTTTATCATTAAAACTGTGCAACACAAGGAGGGAGAGTTTTTGCAGAAACTGTTACCAGG GTACTATATGAATCTAAATCAAAATCCCCGCACGCTGTTACCGAAGTTTTTCGGCCTGTACTGCTACCAGTGCAATAGTAAAAACGTTCGATTAGTCGCTATGAACAACTTGCTTCCCTCTTACGTAAAGATGCACCTCAAATACGATCTCAAGGGTTCGACGTACAAACGGAAG GCTAACAAAGCGGAACGCTCGAAATCATCGCCCACGTACAAGGATCTAGATTTTATGGAGCATCACCCGAATGGGTTGTTTCTGGAGGCGGAGACTTACAGTGCACTGATCAAAACGATCCAGCGGGACTGTCGGGTGCTTGAGTCTTTTAAAATTATGGACTACTCGCTGCTCGTTGGCATTCACAATCTCGACCTAGCGGTAAAGGAAAAGCAGGAGGCGGCGGCCAAGGCACGTTCCGAAGGTGAATCGGACTACGAAGATGCACCGGAAGCGGATCAGTATATGGTACAGGAACGGGAAGAACAGCGAACAACAGCCCTAAACAGGAGCAG acacaccacCTATGGAAAGATGCTGATTAG GTCTATCAACCGGCAAAGGCTTGTTGCGCATTCGACAGCAATGGAAAGTATTCAGGCTGAAAGTGAACCGATCGATGAGGAGGACGATGTCCC TCCCGGTGGAATACCTGCACGCAGTGAGAAGGGCGAACGGCTATTACTGTTCATCGGTATCATCGATATTTTGCAGTCGTATCGGTTAAGGAAAAAGCTGGAGCACACGTGGAAAAGTATTATACACGACGGT GATACCGTGTCGGTGCATCGGCCTTCTTTCTATGCACAACGCTTTCAGGAGTTCATGGCCAAAACtgtttttaagaaaattccttCAC TGGATCTGCCTGAGATCAAGGGCAATCATAGAAAATTTCGCACGTTGGTCACCAGCTACATAG CGCTAAAACATTCACCATCCAAGAGAAAAAGTTTATCGAAAGCCGCACagagagcaaaaaatgaagaaacagATAGTCAAC CCGTAGCCGGCAGCtcccatcagcatcatcatcagaacCAACAGTTCAACCCGACACAGACGCATTTCAATCAACAGACTACGGGGACTCCCAAATCAG ATGTCGATACTTCCTCGAGTGTGCATACGGCGGCAACGATCACGACCACGTCCAGTAGCAGTGCTGTGGGTGGTAATGGCAAAACGGTGGCCGCTGGTAGTGCTGGTACCGGTGCAACACGTACTGCCGGTGGTAATGCATCAGTAACGCCCACCAACATGCCACCgcttaaaaagaaaacgaccGTCGTAAAGCAAAGCGTTCCGCCACCGGTTCCACCGCGCGGTTCACCAAAGTTCAGCAAGACGGCTGGATCGGGCCGGCCCGGTGGTACATCCGGTTCGCTACCCAGCCAGTCCAGTGGTCACCGGGGACGGTCCAGTgcag GCACATCTCCTTCCTGTTCTTCCACTCCTCCTCCCGCTTTTGACGACATCTCCGAGCACGGTAGCAGTAGCCATCGACACTCGTCGGATGATAAaacgggcagcagcagcggaatcGGAAGTGCCGGCGCCAGCGGCATCGGAGGCAACGGTCACGGTGGTGGCGATGGTGTCGGCGGCGGCGGCTCCGTCGATCGGCGGAGTACTTCCTGTCGCAGTGATAACTACAAAGAAGACTCAATAAG TATATCAGAAATAAGATTAGAAAGTCATTTAGCAGTCGAATCATCATCCAATAGCAATTACGGCTCGCGGGGAGCTCTAGCATCGGTCGAAGGATCGACCCCAACGTGGACTGAAGGAACGCCCAGCTTTACGGATTCGAGCTCGAGCGGTGATATTGGAA caTTCTCAGGCCATTCCTCTCCGATGTCGGATCGGGATCGCCACAAGCCCACTGTCGAGAAGGCGCTAAATTCGCTCACATCGGAAATGGTAAGCTTTTCGAACAAGTTCCACCAgcttcatcatcaccaacatcatcaccaGTACCAGTACCACTCCTCCTCCACCTCATCGGTATCGTCCGCTTCGGGGCCTAAtcaacggaagcagcagcagcaacatcagcttCACAAGCAAGTGATCTATGTAAAGAACAGCAGCTGTTCTAGCATAGACCAATCAGTTCACCTactcggtggtggtgggggtggGGGTGTTGGTGGTACCGGAACTGGTAGTAGTACCGTGCTAGGGATCGGCGGTGGCATTAGCAGTGGCCGCAGCAGTCCACTGGTAATGATCCGTCGTGTTACATCGACCAAAATTAGTGAAAGTACCACATCGCTTAATTCTGGCGAAGATGATACGGGGTCGAAAGATACCGGCGCCTCGACAGCGTCTCGTTTGGGACCTGCATCCAATGTCTCCCTTCGGTCGTCGTTGATCACGGTGGACCATAATCACCATCACGACCACCATCGCACACAACTGCGTCAGAGTGATGAAGGTACtggggaggaggaggaggaggttgAGGGAGACACGAATGGGATGAGCATGTCTTCCACTTCGGGCCATGGTAGTGAGGGCAGCAGCAACGGTTCGCTCACCGAAACCGACCGCAATGCACTTCGCCAAGCCCGTGAACAGTAA
- the LOC126563934 gene encoding uncharacterized protein LOC126563934 isoform X1, with protein MATGDTAAIDTIDVESALSTKNSEFTSSSKEQQVELDEYGKFIKDTPGKFIMADGMSGEQSLAPRPHRPKSDKERKIGHRRVGEGGEITYKKIQTTTIMGSIQLGIQHTVGSLASKPRRDLLMMDFWELETISFPPEGSSMTPAHHYSEFKFKIYAPIAFRYFRDLFGIQPDDFMMSMCSAPLRELSNPGASGSIFYLTDDDEFIIKTVQHKEGEFLQKLLPGYYMNLNQNPRTLLPKFFGLYCYQCNSKNVRLVAMNNLLPSYVKMHLKYDLKGSTYKRKANKAERSKSSPTYKDLDFMEHHPNGLFLEAETYSALIKTIQRDCRVLESFKIMDYSLLVGIHNLDLAVKEKQEAAAKARSEGESDYEDAPEADQYMVQEREEQRTTALNRSRHTTYGKMLIRSINRQRLVAHSTAMESIQAESEPIDEEDDVPPGGIPARSEKGERLLLFIGIIDILQSYRLRKKLEHTWKSIIHDGDTVSVHRPSFYAQRFQEFMAKTVFKKIPSLDLPEIKGNHRKFRTLVTSYIALKHSPSKRKSLSKAAQRAKNEETDSQPVAGSSHQHHHQNQQFNPTQTHFNQQTTGTPKSDVDTSSSVHTAATITTTSSSSAVGGNGKTVAAGSAGTGATRTAGGNASVTPTNMPPLKKKTTVVKQSVPPPVPPRGSPKFSKTAGSGRPGGTSGSLPSQSSGHRGRSSAGKRQRSSPRGPGNHGGIGEGSEQKDARKDCSTQPRSARSTALDPLRENDADELQLVPSPNKVLSWLSSNDFRVSENGDILSDDFASSEIALPVGKAQHCGDQEASAAVTIPKIIAVKRKPLSSSVAVPSNVKDVSKTFERLSSRNGSGSSVQQMIRNFERTAATTVVRSESMYSRVPSHCGSKDPPVVLPMMPRTTRTLPLTIPIIKETLVEDENNNTRPAVIHDGHDQTFIPMAERLEKDNDLTAHENDQLVLANLKNVVKARREMFNTSPDSTMERKTRTIRSTIPNGGIVRKEESVAKSTPQPIQGTGTSKAKLTRSVTQGKRQPSPSSRINPDEIQRKIEEIEAEIRQNEERLNRIPSRRSLHREHGNMIVKPTVTTERLVGPCRNDSFLSRLKPKTPHRNGLVVGIVDCGLESTKPGKDVRFLQQEEKVSIIRRIGLPLDENHNLESYLEQFSLEGEFV; from the exons ATGTCCGGCGAACAGTCACTGGCTCCGCGGCCCCACCGGCCAAAGTCGGACAAGGAGCGCAAGATCGGTCATCGGCGGGTCGGCGAGGGGGGCGAAATTACGTACAAGAAAATCCAAACCACCACGATTATGGGTTCGATTCAGCTCGGCATCCAGCATACGGTTGGCAGCTTGGCATCGAAACCACGGCGCGATCTGCTGATGATGGACTTCTGGGAGCTGGAAACGATATCCTTCCCACCGGAAGGTTCCAGTATGACACCCGCGCACCACTACAGCGAGtttaagtttaaaatttaCGCTCCAATTGCGTTTCGGTACTTTCGCGACCTGTTCGGCATACAGCCGGACGATTTTATG ATGTCTATGTGTTCAGCCCCGCTGCGGGAACTGTCGAATCCGGGTGCGTCCGGTTCGATCTTCTATCTGACGGATGACGATGAGTTTATCATTAAAACTGTGCAACACAAGGAGGGAGAGTTTTTGCAGAAACTGTTACCAGG GTACTATATGAATCTAAATCAAAATCCCCGCACGCTGTTACCGAAGTTTTTCGGCCTGTACTGCTACCAGTGCAATAGTAAAAACGTTCGATTAGTCGCTATGAACAACTTGCTTCCCTCTTACGTAAAGATGCACCTCAAATACGATCTCAAGGGTTCGACGTACAAACGGAAG GCTAACAAAGCGGAACGCTCGAAATCATCGCCCACGTACAAGGATCTAGATTTTATGGAGCATCACCCGAATGGGTTGTTTCTGGAGGCGGAGACTTACAGTGCACTGATCAAAACGATCCAGCGGGACTGTCGGGTGCTTGAGTCTTTTAAAATTATGGACTACTCGCTGCTCGTTGGCATTCACAATCTCGACCTAGCGGTAAAGGAAAAGCAGGAGGCGGCGGCCAAGGCACGTTCCGAAGGTGAATCGGACTACGAAGATGCACCGGAAGCGGATCAGTATATGGTACAGGAACGGGAAGAACAGCGAACAACAGCCCTAAACAGGAGCAG acacaccacCTATGGAAAGATGCTGATTAG GTCTATCAACCGGCAAAGGCTTGTTGCGCATTCGACAGCAATGGAAAGTATTCAGGCTGAAAGTGAACCGATCGATGAGGAGGACGATGTCCC TCCCGGTGGAATACCTGCACGCAGTGAGAAGGGCGAACGGCTATTACTGTTCATCGGTATCATCGATATTTTGCAGTCGTATCGGTTAAGGAAAAAGCTGGAGCACACGTGGAAAAGTATTATACACGACGGT GATACCGTGTCGGTGCATCGGCCTTCTTTCTATGCACAACGCTTTCAGGAGTTCATGGCCAAAACtgtttttaagaaaattccttCAC TGGATCTGCCTGAGATCAAGGGCAATCATAGAAAATTTCGCACGTTGGTCACCAGCTACATAG CGCTAAAACATTCACCATCCAAGAGAAAAAGTTTATCGAAAGCCGCACagagagcaaaaaatgaagaaacagATAGTCAAC CCGTAGCCGGCAGCtcccatcagcatcatcatcagaacCAACAGTTCAACCCGACACAGACGCATTTCAATCAACAGACTACGGGGACTCCCAAATCAG ATGTCGATACTTCCTCGAGTGTGCATACGGCGGCAACGATCACGACCACGTCCAGTAGCAGTGCTGTGGGTGGTAATGGCAAAACGGTGGCCGCTGGTAGTGCTGGTACCGGTGCAACACGTACTGCCGGTGGTAATGCATCAGTAACGCCCACCAACATGCCACCgcttaaaaagaaaacgaccGTCGTAAAGCAAAGCGTTCCGCCACCGGTTCCACCGCGCGGTTCACCAAAGTTCAGCAAGACGGCTGGATCGGGCCGGCCCGGTGGTACATCCGGTTCGCTACCCAGCCAGTCCAGTGGTCACCGGGGACGGTCCAGTgcag GTAAGAGGCAACGCTCGTCTCCACGTGGTCCTGGCAATCATGGTGGAATCGGCGAAGGATCCGAACAAAAGGACGCCAGGAAGGACTGTTCGACTCAACCACGTTCGGCACGTTCCACTGCGCTCGATCCGCTGCGTGAGAATGATGCAGACGAGTTACAGCTCGTTCCATCGCCCAACAAAGTGCTCAGTTGGCTCAGTAGCAACGACTTTCGTGTGTCGGAAAATGGGGACATTCTGTCGGATGATTTTGCGAGTAGCGAAATAGCACTACCAGTGGGTAAAGCACAGCATTGTGGCGATCAGGAAGCTTCTGCTGCTGTAACGATACCTAAAATTATTGCTGTAAAGCGAAAACCGTTGTCCAGTTCCGTAGCGGTGCCATCCAATGTGAAGGATGTATCGAAAACGTTTGAACGGCTTTCCAGCCGTAATGGAAGTGGTTCGTCGGTACAGCAAATGATAAGAAACTTTGAGCGGACTGCAGCGACGACTGTAGTTAGGTCGGAATCTATGTACTCTAGAGTTCCTAGTCACTGTGGGTCGAAAGATCCGCCAGTTGTGTTACCGATGATGCCTCGTACCACAAGAACGCTCCCATTGACAATTCCAATCATTAAAGAGACGCTAGTTGAggatgaaaataataacactcGTCCTGCTGTGATACACGATGGCCACGATCAGACTTTTATACCGATGGCCGAACGATTGGAGAAGGACAACGATCTTACCGCACACGAAAATGATCAGTTGGTGTTAGCaaacttgaaaaatgttgttaaaGCACGTCGGGAAATGTTTAACACTTCACCCGACTCTACAATGGAACGGAAAACACGAACCATACGATCAACCATTCCTAATGGTGGCATTGTAAGAAAAGAAGAATCAGTTGCAAAATCTACACCACAACCCATACAAGGCACTGGTACgtcaaaagcaaaactaacGCGTTCGGTGACGCAAGGAAAACGGCAACCCTCACCATCGTCGCGCATCAATCCGGATGAGATACAAAGAAAGATTGAAGAAATCGAAGCAGAAATACGTCAAAACGAGGAACGTTTGAATCGAATACCTTCCAGGAGATCGTTACATCGGGAGCACGGTAATATGATCGTCAAACCAACGGTAACGACTGAACGTCTCGTTGGTCCTTGCCGCAACGATAGCTTCCTCTCGCGTTTAAAGCCTAAAACGCCACACCGTAATGGACTGGTCGTAGGTATCGTAGACTGTGGCTTGGAATCAACGAAACCTGGCAAGGATGTACGGTTCCTGCAGCAGGAGGAGAAAGTTTCCATCATCCGACGGATCGGGCTACCGTTggacgaaaaccacaacctGGAAAGCTACCTGGAGCAGTTTAGTCTGGAAGGAGAGTTTGTTTGA